One Oryzomonas sagensis genomic region harbors:
- a CDS encoding phosphoribosylanthranilate isomerase, which yields MIKVKICGITNLEDALTAIDAGADALGFVFHPQSPRHVFPEQAAAIIRHLPSFVQTVGLFVNAPQEQVNTTVDLCGLDLIQLHGEEKPGYCDSVRRRVIKSFRVKDITSLEPMRDYRVAAFLLDAWSPAAHGGTGQTFNWEIAACVAQSNRIILAGGLTPLNVAEAARRVRPYAVDVSSGVECGPGKKDADKIREFIRLAKEAVP from the coding sequence ATGATAAAAGTCAAGATCTGCGGCATAACCAATCTGGAGGACGCCCTGACGGCCATCGACGCCGGGGCCGACGCCTTGGGTTTTGTCTTTCACCCCCAATCCCCCCGGCACGTGTTTCCCGAACAGGCCGCCGCCATCATCCGCCATCTGCCCTCCTTTGTGCAGACCGTGGGCCTGTTCGTCAACGCCCCCCAGGAACAGGTGAATACCACCGTGGATCTGTGCGGCCTGGACCTGATCCAGCTGCACGGCGAGGAAAAGCCGGGGTACTGCGACTCGGTCAGGCGCCGGGTCATCAAGTCCTTCCGGGTGAAGGACATCACCTCCCTGGAACCGATGCGGGATTACCGGGTTGCGGCGTTTCTGCTGGACGCCTGGTCCCCGGCCGCCCACGGCGGCACCGGGCAGACCTTCAATTGGGAGATCGCCGCCTGCGTGGCCCAGTCCAACCGCATCATCCTGGCCGGCGGGCTGACGCCCCTGAATGTGGCGGAGGCGGCCCGCCGGGTGCGCCCCTATGCCGTGGACGTTTCCAGCGGCGTGGAGTGCGGGCCGGGCAAAAAGGATGCGGACAAGATACGAGAATTCATCAGATTGGCGAAGGAGGCTGTTCCTTGA
- a CDS encoding TrpB-like pyridoxal phosphate-dependent enzyme, translating to MNTKILLSEDQIPRQWYNIIPDMPGPLAPVINPQTLKPITPDDMQAIFPMALIEQEMSPTRWIDIPDEVREIYKLWRPAPLFRAHRLEKALGTPAKIYYKYEGVSPAGSHKPNSAIPQAWYNKQAGIRRLATETGAGQWGSSLALACSLFGLECTVYMVKISCTQKPYRRSMMQLWGAQVIPSPSEFTNAGRAILAHDPECLGSLGIAISEAVEDAATHADTNYALGSVLNHVCLHQTVIGQEAREQMKIAGDYPDVVIACCGGGSNFAGLAFPFIADRAAGKNVRCLAVEPASCPTLTKGVYAFDYGDTAKMAPISMMYTLGHDFMPPGIHAGGLRYHGESPLVSQLHHAGQIEAKAYKQNSCFEGALLFARSEGIVPAPESSHAVRAAIDEAVMAKEEGKERTILFGLSGHGQLDMGAYDAYLSGNLEDYEYPERKIREALERLPKVDL from the coding sequence ATGAACACCAAGATTCTCCTCAGCGAAGACCAGATCCCCCGTCAGTGGTACAACATCATCCCCGACATGCCCGGCCCCCTGGCCCCGGTCATCAACCCCCAGACCCTCAAGCCGATCACCCCGGACGACATGCAGGCCATATTCCCCATGGCGCTGATCGAGCAGGAGATGTCCCCCACCCGCTGGATCGATATCCCGGACGAGGTCAGGGAGATCTACAAACTGTGGAGACCGGCGCCGCTCTTCCGCGCCCATCGCCTGGAAAAGGCGCTCGGCACCCCGGCCAAGATCTATTACAAGTACGAAGGGGTCTCCCCGGCAGGCTCCCACAAGCCCAACTCGGCCATCCCCCAGGCATGGTACAACAAGCAGGCCGGCATCCGGCGCCTGGCCACCGAGACCGGCGCCGGCCAATGGGGCAGTTCCCTGGCCCTGGCCTGTTCCCTGTTCGGGCTTGAGTGCACGGTGTATATGGTCAAGATTTCCTGCACCCAGAAGCCCTACCGCAGGAGCATGATGCAGTTGTGGGGCGCCCAGGTCATCCCCTCCCCCTCGGAGTTCACCAACGCGGGGCGCGCCATCCTGGCCCACGACCCGGAATGCCTCGGCTCTCTGGGGATCGCCATCTCCGAGGCGGTGGAGGATGCCGCCACCCACGCCGACACCAACTACGCTCTGGGGAGCGTGCTCAACCACGTCTGCCTGCACCAGACCGTGATCGGCCAGGAGGCGCGGGAGCAGATGAAGATCGCCGGCGACTACCCGGATGTGGTCATCGCCTGCTGCGGCGGCGGCTCCAACTTCGCCGGGCTGGCCTTTCCCTTCATCGCCGACCGGGCCGCCGGCAAAAACGTGCGCTGCCTGGCCGTGGAACCGGCCTCCTGCCCGACCCTGACCAAGGGAGTCTACGCCTTCGATTACGGCGATACCGCCAAGATGGCGCCCATCTCCATGATGTACACCCTGGGTCACGATTTCATGCCCCCCGGCATCCATGCCGGCGGGTTGCGCTACCACGGCGAGTCTCCGCTGGTTTCCCAACTGCACCACGCCGGGCAGATCGAGGCCAAGGCCTACAAGCAGAACTCCTGCTTCGAGGGCGCCCTGCTCTTCGCCCGCAGCGAGGGGATCGTCCCGGCCCCCGAGTCGTCCCACGCCGTGCGCGCCGCCATCGACGAGGCGGTAATGGCCAAGGAAGAGGGGAAGGAGCGGACCATCCTGTTCGGCCTCTCGGGCCACGGCCAACTGGACATGGGCGCCTACGATGCCTACCTCTCGGGCAACCTGGAGGACTACGAGTACCCGGAGCGGAAGATTCGCGAAGCGCTGGAGCGGCTGCCCAAGGTGGATTTGTAA
- a CDS encoding homoserine dehydrogenase, with protein MSDIKVGLIGYGNIGAGVVKLLQQNADVIRSKVGASIVLKRIADLDITSDRGVTVDPACLTTDVNAIFDDPEISVVIELMGGYEPAKTFVLKAIEKGKHIVTANKALLALHGDEIFAAAARKGVEVQFEASVGGGIPVLTSIKGNLAANRIGSVFGIMNGTCNYILTRMTQEGADFADMLAAAQKLGYAEPNPTFDIEGVDTAHKLAILVSLCFGTRIDFNSIYTEGISRISALDVKFASEFGYRIKLLAIGKLNNGQVEARVHPTMIPLHNPLAEVNGVFNAIRLHGDFVGPVMFYGRGAGQNPTASAIVGDLIGLSRSMMAGAGRRMAPLGFMDDQVATLPLKPMAEIVSKYMLRFSALDQPGVLSAISGALGRHGISIESMVQTSHQADDTAPVPIVIMTHEAREGAVQAALAEIDRFDVISQQTGFIRIEDNLE; from the coding sequence ATGAGCGACATCAAGGTAGGTCTGATAGGATACGGCAATATCGGGGCCGGGGTGGTCAAGCTGCTCCAGCAGAACGCGGACGTCATCCGCAGCAAGGTCGGAGCCAGCATCGTGCTGAAGAGGATCGCGGACCTGGACATCACCAGCGACCGCGGCGTCACGGTGGACCCCGCCTGCCTGACCACCGACGTGAATGCCATCTTCGACGACCCCGAGATCTCGGTGGTGATCGAACTGATGGGAGGGTACGAGCCGGCCAAGACCTTTGTGCTCAAGGCCATCGAAAAGGGCAAGCACATCGTCACCGCCAACAAGGCGCTCCTGGCCTTGCACGGCGACGAGATCTTCGCCGCCGCGGCCCGCAAAGGGGTCGAGGTACAGTTCGAGGCCTCGGTGGGCGGCGGCATCCCGGTGCTCACCTCCATCAAGGGGAACCTGGCCGCCAACCGCATCGGCTCCGTGTTCGGCATCATGAACGGCACCTGCAACTACATCCTGACTCGCATGACCCAGGAGGGGGCGGATTTCGCCGACATGCTGGCGGCGGCCCAGAAGCTGGGCTACGCCGAGCCCAACCCTACCTTCGACATCGAGGGAGTGGATACGGCCCACAAGCTGGCCATCCTGGTTTCCCTCTGCTTCGGCACGCGCATCGATTTCAACAGCATCTATACCGAGGGGATCTCCCGCATTAGCGCCCTGGACGTCAAGTTCGCCAGCGAGTTCGGCTACCGCATCAAGCTGTTGGCCATCGGCAAGCTGAACAACGGCCAGGTGGAGGCCCGGGTCCACCCCACCATGATCCCGCTGCACAACCCGCTGGCCGAGGTGAACGGCGTGTTCAACGCCATCCGTCTGCACGGCGATTTCGTCGGTCCGGTGATGTTCTACGGCCGGGGCGCCGGGCAGAACCCCACCGCCAGCGCCATTGTGGGCGACCTGATCGGGCTCTCCCGCAGCATGATGGCCGGCGCGGGGCGCAGGATGGCGCCGCTCGGCTTCATGGACGACCAGGTAGCCACCCTGCCGCTCAAACCCATGGCAGAGATCGTCAGCAAGTACATGCTCCGTTTCAGCGCCCTGGACCAGCCGGGCGTGTTGTCCGCCATCTCCGGGGCCCTCGGCAGGCACGGCATCAGCATCGAATCCATGGTCCAGACCTCGCACCAGGCCGACGACACGGCGCCGGTGCCCATCGTGATCATGACCCACGAAGCCCGGGAAGGGGCCGTGCAGGCCGCCCTGGCGGAGATCGACCGTTTCGACGTCATCAGCCAGCAGACAGGCTTCATCAGGATCGAGGACAACTTGGAGTAA
- the nusB gene encoding transcription antitermination factor NusB — MGIRREARELALQMLYALDANPAMGLRETLQTFREERDETPARTREFAEGLVTGVQQHRETIDTAIKARSKNWALSRMPRVDLNVMRLAVFELMFRSDIPKKVTINEAIEIARRFGDKDSPAFVNGILDEIEACAKTEGPAEEHI; from the coding sequence ATGGGCATCCGACGGGAAGCGCGCGAACTGGCATTGCAGATGCTGTACGCCCTGGATGCCAATCCGGCCATGGGGCTACGCGAAACCTTGCAGACCTTCCGCGAGGAGCGGGATGAGACCCCGGCCAGGACCAGGGAGTTTGCCGAGGGGCTGGTAACCGGGGTGCAGCAGCATCGCGAGACCATCGACACGGCCATCAAGGCCCGCTCCAAGAACTGGGCACTGAGCCGCATGCCGCGGGTGGACCTGAACGTCATGCGTCTGGCCGTCTTTGAACTGATGTTCAGAAGCGACATCCCCAAGAAGGTCACCATCAACGAAGCCATCGAGATCGCCCGCCGTTTCGGCGACAAGGACTCGCCGGCCTTCGTGAACGGCATCCTGGACGAGATCGAGGCGTGCGCCAAGACCGAGGGGCCGGCGGAAGAACACATCTGA
- the ribE gene encoding 6,7-dimethyl-8-ribityllumazine synthase: MPQFFEGNLDAKGLKVGIVVARFNSFISDRLLEGALDSLIRHGASDKDIHVARVPGAFEIPLAAKKLAESRKYDAIICLGAVIRGSTPHFDFVSAEVSKGVAMVSLESGVPVIFGVLTTDTIEQAVERAGTKAGNKGFEAAAGAIETANLLKALN, translated from the coding sequence ATGCCACAATTCTTTGAAGGTAACCTCGATGCCAAAGGCCTGAAGGTCGGTATCGTCGTCGCCCGTTTCAACAGCTTCATCTCCGACCGTCTGCTGGAAGGGGCCCTGGATTCCCTGATCCGCCACGGCGCCAGCGACAAGGACATCCACGTGGCCCGCGTGCCGGGCGCCTTCGAGATTCCCCTGGCCGCCAAGAAGCTGGCCGAATCCCGCAAGTACGACGCCATCATCTGCCTGGGTGCGGTGATCCGCGGCTCCACACCCCATTTCGATTTCGTCTCGGCCGAGGTATCCAAAGGCGTGGCCATGGTCTCCCTGGAGAGCGGCGTGCCGGTCATCTTCGGCGTTCTGACCACCGACACCATCGAGCAGGCCGTTGAGCGTGCAGGCACCAAGGCCGGCAACAAGGGCTTCGAGGCCGCCGCCGGGGCCATTGAAACCGCCAACCTGCTGAAGGCCCTCAACTAA
- the cbiD gene encoding cobalt-precorrin-5B (C(1))-methyltransferase CbiD, whose amino-acid sequence MKKTLRHGYTTGACAAAAAKGAALMLMRQAEVGEVAIDLPAGVSATFPLHDQRFSDHEAACFVVKDAGDDPDVTNGAELHARVTFVPTPPHSSTGENGIVIEGGTGVGKATKPGLAVGPGEWAINPVPRRMIEQAVRDALADSPTPVRVTISIPDGELRAQKTLNARLGIMGGLSILGTTGIVRPLSAKAWTDTIDAALDVARACGCPNVVLSTGRSSELAAQHHLNRAADPATALPEETFVMMGDHVAYALQSCARRGFLQPFVACQFAKLLKIACGYENTHAAASELDLSALLGWAREGGLPEAITATIAPANTAREIVIAANFDPSLLELVCSHASAAARRHVPELSPRFLVADYGGAIAFHGRSAGL is encoded by the coding sequence ATGAAAAAAACGCTGCGACACGGCTACACCACCGGCGCCTGCGCCGCTGCCGCGGCCAAGGGCGCGGCCCTGATGCTCATGCGCCAGGCGGAGGTCGGGGAGGTTGCCATCGACCTGCCCGCCGGGGTCTCCGCCACATTCCCGCTGCACGACCAGCGGTTCAGCGACCATGAAGCCGCCTGCTTCGTGGTGAAGGATGCGGGGGACGACCCGGACGTGACCAACGGGGCCGAACTGCACGCCAGGGTGACGTTCGTCCCCACCCCGCCCCACTCCTCCACCGGAGAAAACGGAATCGTCATAGAAGGTGGCACCGGCGTCGGCAAGGCCACCAAACCGGGCCTGGCCGTGGGGCCGGGAGAATGGGCCATCAACCCGGTGCCCCGCCGCATGATCGAGCAGGCGGTGCGCGACGCCCTCGCCGATTCCCCCACCCCGGTTCGCGTAACTATCAGTATCCCGGACGGCGAACTCCGGGCGCAGAAGACTTTGAACGCCCGCCTCGGCATCATGGGGGGGCTCTCCATCCTGGGCACCACCGGCATCGTCCGTCCTCTGTCGGCCAAGGCGTGGACCGATACCATCGACGCGGCCCTGGACGTGGCCCGCGCCTGCGGCTGCCCAAACGTGGTCCTCTCCACCGGCCGCAGCAGCGAACTGGCGGCCCAGCACCACCTGAACCGCGCCGCCGATCCCGCGACAGCCCTCCCGGAGGAGACCTTCGTCATGATGGGGGACCACGTGGCCTATGCCCTGCAATCCTGCGCCCGGCGCGGTTTTCTCCAGCCGTTCGTGGCCTGCCAGTTCGCCAAGCTCCTCAAGATCGCCTGCGGCTACGAGAACACCCACGCCGCCGCGTCGGAGCTGGACCTGTCCGCCCTCCTGGGATGGGCAAGGGAGGGGGGCTTGCCCGAGGCCATCACCGCCACCATCGCCCCGGCCAACACTGCCCGGGAGATCGTCATCGCCGCAAACTTCGACCCGAGCCTGCTGGAGCTGGTCTGCAGCCACGCCAGCGCCGCCGCCCGACGCCATGTGCCGGAGTTGAGCCCCCGGTTCCTGGTGGCCGACTACGGCGGGGCCATCGCCTTCCATGGCCGTAGCGCAGGGCTTTGA
- a CDS encoding precorrin-8X methylmutase, with protein MDSLTMKPEEIEAESFRIIDKEAGEHGWPEAEWQVVRRSIHTSADFEYAGSMVFSDGAVEKAVAAIKSGCGIVTDTNMALSGMSKARLAPFGCRVSCHVADPDVAEAARHEGVTRSIAAMRKATANPDNRIFVIGNAPTALFELLRLVGEGKAHPALIIGLPVGFVGAEESKNALAATDGAIPFITNMGRKGGSNVAAAVVNALAIMAAEA; from the coding sequence ATGGACTCCCTGACCATGAAGCCCGAGGAGATCGAGGCCGAATCGTTCCGCATCATCGACAAGGAGGCCGGGGAGCACGGCTGGCCCGAGGCCGAGTGGCAGGTGGTGCGCCGCAGCATCCACACCAGCGCCGATTTCGAGTATGCCGGTTCCATGGTGTTCTCCGACGGGGCGGTGGAGAAGGCGGTGGCGGCCATCAAGAGCGGCTGTGGCATCGTCACCGACACGAACATGGCCCTGTCCGGCATGAGCAAGGCCCGCCTGGCCCCCTTCGGTTGCCGGGTCTCCTGTCACGTGGCCGACCCGGACGTGGCCGAGGCGGCACGGCACGAAGGGGTCACCCGCTCCATCGCGGCCATGCGCAAGGCAACGGCAAACCCGGACAACCGCATCTTCGTCATCGGCAACGCCCCCACGGCCCTGTTCGAACTGCTGCGCCTCGTCGGGGAAGGTAAAGCCCATCCGGCCCTGATCATCGGCCTGCCGGTCGGTTTCGTGGGGGCCGAGGAGAGCAAGAACGCCCTGGCGGCCACGGACGGCGCCATCCCCTTCATCACCAACATGGGGCGCAAGGGGGGGTCCAACGTGGCGGCGGCGGTGGTGAACGCCCTGGCGATCATGGCCGCAGAGGCGTAG
- a CDS encoding sirohydrochlorin chelatase, producing the protein MKTAILMMAHGSRIPQANDAAREVAKMVQEMTGFEIVEVSFREMHEPNIQHGIDACVNRGAERILLMPYFLFMGAHVVHDLPEEIEAAQKRHPGLVMEMGPHLGVHRKLAEVESERIGEALDFLGWR; encoded by the coding sequence ATGAAAACCGCAATCCTGATGATGGCTCACGGCAGCCGCATCCCCCAGGCAAACGACGCCGCCCGCGAGGTGGCGAAGATGGTACAGGAAATGACCGGCTTCGAGATCGTGGAGGTCTCGTTCCGCGAGATGCATGAACCGAACATCCAGCACGGTATCGACGCCTGCGTGAACCGCGGGGCCGAGCGCATCCTGCTCATGCCCTATTTCCTCTTCATGGGCGCCCATGTGGTCCACGACCTGCCCGAGGAGATCGAGGCGGCCCAGAAACGCCACCCCGGCCTGGTCATGGAGATGGGTCCGCACCTGGGAGTGCACCGCAAGCTGGCCGAGGTGGAGAGCGAGCGGATCGGCGAGGCGCTGGACTTTTTGGGGTGGCGCTGA
- the nuoG gene encoding NADH-quinone oxidoreductase subunit NuoG, whose amino-acid sequence MIKLIIDDIPVEVPEGTTVLEAAQSVDIPIPHFCWHPALGKAGACRVCAVKMLDGPIKGVQMSCMLPAQDGMVVSTTDDEAVAMRRSVIEWLMINHPHDCPVCDEGGECQLQDYTIAGGHGIRRYDGKKRTHVNQYLGEYIEHEMNRCIQCYRCARFYQEYAGGTDFGVMGRAATIYFGRQEEGSLESPFSGNLVDICPTGVFTDKTARFRARYWDYDMAPSICPHCSLGCNTVPMARYRELLKTTARRNDQVNGWFICDKGRFANAVVNAPDRPRQALVDGRPVTLDEALDALATRIDDFLELHGPQALAIVGSPRMDLAGNIMAARLAELLAAGTLCYFDDPDRAQLTGAAVALLTEDDSASLEDVRQADLIALVGCDLLADAPMMALAVRQAWRNGAKVYVIAPHPDLLPEGEGTNHTLAPGERVAEGRVRGPLPFPFEHFAAISDIPLAEAKRPVVICGATTEGVEAVQSVPRTAKLAFILDGPNAFGCAELTRQHNGVALSTALADGRIRGIISFEADLPCDLPPGIAVLAAADWRPTRLTARAGVFLPTTAWVEQEGIYINNEGRAQRFNKVMNPGLPIKGLTPELHPPRTHGKAAPGGDVAPAERLIATLMQRLGEAEVEEPLSGHWEGLRGLDAQGDGKKLQTTTPSPLGPRGSS is encoded by the coding sequence ATGATCAAACTCATCATCGACGACATACCGGTTGAAGTCCCCGAGGGCACCACGGTGCTGGAAGCCGCCCAGTCGGTGGATATCCCCATCCCCCATTTCTGCTGGCATCCCGCCCTGGGCAAGGCCGGCGCGTGCCGGGTCTGCGCCGTGAAGATGCTGGACGGCCCGATCAAGGGGGTGCAGATGTCCTGCATGCTCCCCGCCCAGGACGGCATGGTGGTCTCCACCACCGACGACGAGGCGGTGGCCATGCGCAGGAGCGTCATCGAGTGGTTGATGATCAACCACCCCCACGACTGCCCGGTGTGCGACGAGGGGGGCGAGTGCCAGTTGCAGGACTACACCATCGCCGGCGGCCACGGCATCCGGCGCTACGACGGCAAAAAACGCACCCACGTTAACCAGTACCTGGGCGAATACATCGAACACGAGATGAACCGCTGCATCCAGTGCTACCGCTGCGCCCGCTTCTATCAGGAATACGCCGGGGGCACCGACTTCGGCGTCATGGGGCGGGCCGCCACGATCTACTTCGGCCGCCAGGAGGAGGGATCGCTTGAGTCCCCCTTTTCCGGCAACCTGGTGGACATCTGCCCCACCGGGGTCTTCACCGACAAGACCGCCCGCTTCCGCGCCCGCTACTGGGACTACGACATGGCCCCCTCCATCTGTCCCCACTGCTCCCTGGGGTGCAACACCGTCCCCATGGCCCGCTACCGGGAACTGCTCAAAACCACGGCCCGCAGGAACGATCAGGTCAACGGCTGGTTCATCTGCGATAAGGGGCGCTTTGCCAACGCAGTCGTCAACGCCCCCGACCGCCCCCGCCAGGCATTGGTGGACGGCAGGCCGGTCACCCTGGACGAGGCGTTGGATGCCCTGGCGACCCGCATCGACGATTTTCTGGAACTGCACGGCCCCCAGGCCCTGGCCATCGTGGGCTCGCCCCGCATGGACCTGGCAGGGAACATCATGGCGGCGCGCCTCGCGGAACTGCTCGCCGCCGGGACGCTCTGCTACTTCGACGACCCGGACCGGGCCCAACTGACCGGCGCGGCGGTGGCGCTGCTGACGGAGGACGACAGCGCCTCCCTGGAGGACGTGCGCCAGGCCGACCTGATCGCCCTCGTGGGGTGCGACCTGCTGGCGGATGCCCCCATGATGGCCCTGGCCGTGCGCCAGGCGTGGCGGAACGGGGCAAAGGTGTACGTTATTGCCCCTCATCCCGACCTTCTCCCCGAGGGAGAAGGCACAAATCATACCCTCGCCCCAGGGGAGAGGGTGGCCGAAGGCCGGGTGAGGGGGCCCCTTCCCTTCCCATTCGAGCACTTCGCCGCTATTTCAGACATCCCCCTGGCAGAGGCCAAGCGCCCGGTCGTCATCTGCGGCGCCACCACGGAAGGAGTGGAGGCGGTGCAGTCAGTCCCCCGCACCGCCAAACTGGCCTTTATCCTGGACGGCCCCAACGCTTTCGGCTGCGCCGAACTGACCCGGCAACACAACGGCGTGGCGCTCTCCACGGCCCTGGCCGACGGCCGGATCAGGGGAATCATCTCCTTCGAGGCCGACCTCCCCTGCGACCTGCCTCCAGGGATCGCAGTGCTGGCCGCCGCCGACTGGCGGCCCACCCGGCTCACGGCCCGGGCCGGGGTGTTTCTCCCCACCACCGCCTGGGTGGAGCAGGAGGGGATCTACATCAATAACGAGGGGCGCGCCCAGCGCTTCAACAAGGTGATGAACCCCGGCCTCCCCATCAAGGGCCTCACCCCCGAACTGCACCCGCCCAGGACCCACGGCAAGGCCGCCCCCGGCGGCGACGTGGCCCCGGCGGAACGGCTCATTGCCACCCTCATGCAGCGCCTGGGGGAGGCAGAGGTGGAGGAGCCGCTGAGCGGGCATTGGGAAGGGTTGCGGGGGTTGGATGCGCAGGGGGATGGGAAAAAATTACAGACTACCACCCCCAGCCCTTTAGGCCCCAGAGGGTCCTCCTAA